A window of the Branchiibius hedensis genome harbors these coding sequences:
- a CDS encoding acyl carrier protein, with protein sequence MATLSRDQVRTLMGEVLSAQGKQLPADDSTRLDEIGFRSLDFSELALRVEDELDEELNFDAPGLRSIETVSDVLDFVDQLQTA encoded by the coding sequence GTGGCCACGCTCTCGCGCGACCAGGTACGCACCCTGATGGGGGAGGTGCTCTCGGCGCAGGGCAAACAGCTTCCCGCCGATGACTCGACCCGGCTGGACGAGATCGGCTTCCGCTCGCTGGACTTCTCCGAGCTGGCGCTGCGGGTCGAGGACGAGTTGGACGAGGAGCTCAACTTCGATGCCCCCGGCCTGCGCTCGATCGAGACGGTGTCCGACGTACTGGACTTCGTCGACCAGCTGCAAACCGCGTGA
- a CDS encoding LysR family transcriptional regulator yields the protein MDVDFDLLADFLAVAQEGTTIAAARARHVSQPALSARIVRLEKAVGAALFERGANGMRLTAAGQRFEPFARQALTALERGAAAARDGEVLRVGVVDDELAVVQHVLARLPPPVQVQRAGERELRAKLQSGELDVVVADLGPGPGRVAMEQEEVGLAVPEGHRLADGESVDLSETSHEVHYLPRQDFAPSWVALVRRLFDEAGIDPKTYAVQSDSSLNPLRWVAAGECLAVSLISTPTPPGVVMVPIRTTLHYEWSAYGEPDNPRATAALQRLA from the coding sequence ATGGACGTTGATTTCGATCTGCTCGCGGACTTCCTGGCGGTGGCCCAGGAGGGTACGACGATCGCGGCCGCCCGCGCCCGGCACGTCTCCCAGCCGGCCCTGTCCGCGCGGATCGTGCGTCTCGAAAAGGCCGTGGGCGCAGCGCTATTCGAGCGTGGTGCCAACGGTATGCGTCTCACCGCGGCCGGTCAGCGCTTCGAGCCGTTCGCCCGGCAGGCGCTCACTGCTCTCGAGCGGGGTGCGGCTGCCGCCCGCGACGGTGAGGTACTGCGCGTCGGTGTGGTCGACGACGAACTGGCCGTGGTGCAACACGTGTTGGCCCGGCTGCCGCCACCCGTGCAGGTGCAACGCGCCGGCGAACGCGAGCTGCGCGCAAAGCTGCAGTCCGGCGAGCTGGACGTCGTGGTCGCCGACCTCGGGCCCGGGCCGGGGCGGGTGGCGATGGAGCAGGAGGAGGTGGGGCTCGCCGTACCCGAAGGTCATCGGCTCGCCGATGGTGAATCGGTCGACCTGTCCGAGACGTCGCACGAGGTGCACTACCTACCACGACAGGACTTCGCGCCCTCCTGGGTTGCGCTGGTCCGCCGACTGTTCGACGAGGCGGGCATCGATCCGAAAACGTATGCCGTGCAGTCGGATTCGAGCCTCAACCCGCTGCGCTGGGTGGCGGCGGGGGAGTGCCTGGCGGTCAGCCTGATCAGCACACCGACCCCGCCGGGGGTCGTCATGGTCCCGATCCGGACAACGTTGCACTACGAGTGGTCGGCGTACGGCGAGCCGGACAATCCGCGCGCGACCGCGGCTCTGCAGCGGCTGGCGTAA
- a CDS encoding AMP-binding protein codes for MTQPAGAANRVVAGDTVTTWADLGSAPASFPQAAAFLTANNEQAAHAVWAHVLDPGRETLIAARTRIGAEQETELREAGLSIIEGHDVTPALTERPAEPGRIWLLTSGSTGRPKQVAHTLDSLTTVSGQQPPRTWLCPYATGAYAWWQVVTLSLSLPGQDIVFVEPSELDSWPAKAEMYGVSAASGTPTFWRQAIFRSGETMARLPLEQVTLGGEPVDQAILDQLRELYPDARISWIYASSEAGAAIAVHDGQAGFPRAWLDRDTPGRPRLSVDGEELLIASSHAADGMDAVIRTGDRVELTDDRVLITGRLASDEINVGGSKASAGKVRDVLLSHPGVAWAAVRGRKAPLVGNMVVAEVVLADGSQVSDQELVAYCAERLPDYSVPRRIRVLPQIPIKESLKSDV; via the coding sequence GTGACGCAACCGGCAGGAGCCGCCAACCGGGTCGTTGCCGGCGACACGGTCACCACCTGGGCCGATCTCGGGTCGGCGCCGGCGAGTTTCCCGCAAGCGGCTGCGTTCCTCACCGCCAACAACGAGCAGGCGGCGCACGCGGTCTGGGCGCACGTGCTCGACCCCGGTCGGGAGACGCTGATCGCGGCCCGCACCCGGATCGGCGCCGAGCAGGAGACCGAGCTGCGTGAGGCCGGTCTGAGCATCATCGAGGGGCACGACGTCACCCCCGCGCTCACCGAGCGCCCGGCTGAACCGGGCCGGATCTGGTTGCTCACCAGCGGTTCCACCGGTCGGCCCAAGCAGGTCGCGCACACGCTCGATTCACTGACGACCGTGAGCGGCCAGCAGCCGCCGCGCACCTGGCTGTGCCCCTACGCCACAGGTGCCTACGCCTGGTGGCAAGTGGTCACCCTCTCGCTGAGCCTGCCCGGGCAGGACATCGTCTTCGTCGAACCGTCCGAGTTGGACTCCTGGCCGGCGAAGGCCGAGATGTACGGCGTGAGCGCCGCTTCGGGGACCCCCACCTTCTGGCGGCAGGCGATCTTCCGCTCCGGCGAGACCATGGCCCGGCTGCCGCTGGAGCAGGTCACCCTGGGCGGCGAACCGGTCGACCAGGCGATCCTCGACCAGTTGCGTGAGCTGTACCCCGACGCCCGGATCTCCTGGATCTACGCCTCCTCCGAGGCCGGCGCCGCGATCGCGGTGCACGACGGGCAGGCCGGCTTCCCCCGCGCCTGGCTGGACCGCGACACCCCGGGCCGCCCACGCCTATCCGTGGACGGCGAGGAGTTGCTGATCGCCTCATCACACGCCGCCGACGGGATGGACGCCGTCATCCGCACCGGCGACCGCGTCGAACTCACCGACGACCGGGTGCTGATCACCGGGCGCCTGGCCTCCGATGAGATCAACGTCGGCGGTTCCAAAGCCTCGGCGGGCAAAGTACGCGACGTGTTGCTGAGCCACCCGGGCGTGGCGTGGGCCGCCGTCCGCGGACGCAAAGCGCCGCTGGTCGGCAATATGGTCGTTGCCGAGGTCGTGCTGGCCGACGGATCGCAGGTCAGCGACCAGGAGTTGGTCGCCTACTGTGCTGAGCGTCTACCTGACTATTCCGTGCCGCGGCGGATCCGCGTGCTGCCGCAGATCCCGATCAAGGAAAGCCTGAAGAGCGATGTCTGA
- a CDS encoding GNAT family N-acetyltransferase, whose protein sequence is MLRAATDDDKDLALKWRNHPVVRAVSLQQQPISEDEHTQYWDSLKNNRHRKVYIYELADTPAGVVTFFDIDDGYAMWGYYLDNDGLEARGQLLPAWIKIQREAVKLAFGPTDQGGLALEVLEGEVLEANEAVRSMNKRNGFEEVGVEDVEIDGLVTVVHRIRRTVQPGDR, encoded by the coding sequence GTGTTGCGAGCAGCTACGGACGATGACAAAGACCTGGCGCTGAAGTGGCGTAATCACCCGGTTGTCCGGGCGGTTTCGCTGCAGCAGCAGCCGATCAGCGAGGACGAACACACCCAGTACTGGGATTCGCTGAAGAACAACCGGCATCGCAAGGTCTACATCTACGAGTTGGCTGACACCCCGGCAGGCGTCGTCACGTTCTTCGACATCGATGACGGCTACGCGATGTGGGGCTACTACCTGGACAACGACGGCCTGGAAGCCCGCGGGCAGCTCCTGCCGGCGTGGATCAAGATCCAGCGGGAGGCTGTGAAGTTGGCCTTCGGCCCGACCGACCAGGGCGGCCTGGCGTTGGAAGTCCTCGAAGGTGAGGTCCTCGAGGCCAACGAAGCGGTTCGCTCGATGAACAAGCGCAATGGCTTTGAAGAGGTCGGGGTCGAGGACGTCGAGATCGACGGCCTGGTCACCGTGGTCCACCGCATCCGGCGCACCGTGCAGCCCGGCGACCGCTGA
- a CDS encoding SDR family NAD(P)-dependent oxidoreductase: MSESTPIPAARVVLISGGSRGLGLDLVRGALDGGAKVATFARTITPELEQLAAERPDDVHIGSVDATDEKAVRTFIKEAAEHLGPIDSLINNAAIGQDSLHVHTSPERIADIIGTNLTAPLLLTRAFLRHAMAKVGRGRIIMVTSICAQRGYSGLVAYSATKGGLDSAMRALAREMHGRFLVNSIAPGFFASEMSSVLGTEQLSTITRRTPTGRLVEPANVTPLVKSLLFDDTNLNGQVIVVDGGGGI, translated from the coding sequence ATGTCTGAATCCACTCCCATCCCGGCGGCGCGCGTCGTTCTGATCTCTGGCGGTTCGCGCGGACTGGGTCTTGACCTGGTGCGCGGCGCGCTGGACGGTGGCGCCAAGGTCGCGACCTTCGCCCGCACCATCACCCCCGAGCTGGAGCAACTGGCAGCGGAGCGTCCGGACGACGTACACATCGGCTCGGTCGACGCCACCGACGAGAAGGCGGTGCGCACCTTCATCAAGGAAGCCGCCGAGCATCTCGGTCCGATCGACTCGCTGATCAACAACGCTGCCATCGGGCAGGATTCGCTGCACGTGCACACCTCGCCGGAGCGGATCGCCGACATCATCGGCACCAACCTGACCGCGCCACTGCTGCTGACCCGCGCCTTCCTGCGGCACGCGATGGCCAAGGTCGGCCGGGGCCGGATCATCATGGTCACCTCGATCTGCGCGCAGCGCGGCTACTCCGGTCTGGTCGCCTACTCGGCCACCAAGGGTGGCCTCGATTCGGCGATGCGAGCCCTGGCCCGGGAGATGCACGGCCGCTTCCTGGTCAACTCGATCGCGCCGGGCTTCTTTGCCTCCGAGATGAGTTCGGTGTTGGGCACCGAGCAACTGTCGACCATCACCCGACGTACGCCGACCGGTCGCCTGGTCGAGCCGGCGAACGTCACGCCGTTGGTCAAGTCCCTGCTCTTCGACGACACCAACCTCAACGGTCAGGTCATCGTGGTCGACGGTGGCGGCGGCATCTGA